In one Camelus dromedarius isolate mCamDro1 chromosome 31, mCamDro1.pat, whole genome shotgun sequence genomic region, the following are encoded:
- the LHFPL7 gene encoding LHFPL tetraspan subfamily member 7 protein has protein sequence MVGSVWAALGLSLTCVSAFSLTSPAWFQAPTFSFGVLTYCSWPHGDSRNQSCGTFRSLDDIPDFAWKVSATMLLGGWLLLAFNAILLLSWGLAPKGLCPRRGSGPMPGVQAAAATATIVGLLVFPISLASPFAKEVCLASSVYHSGQCQLGWGYVTAILNAVLASLLPMIRWPHTTEVQRRTILFSRDADSIISHQK, from the exons ATGGTGGGCAGCGTGTGGGCAGCTCTGGGACTTTCCCTCACCTGCGTCTCAGCCTTCAGCCTTACCTCCCCTGCCTGGTTCCAGGCCCCCACCTTCTCCTTTGGTGTGCTCACCTACTGCTCCTGGCCCCATGGTGACAGCAGGAACCAGAGCTGTGGGACCTTCAGGTCCCTGGATGACATTCCTGACTTTGCCTGGAAG GTCTCAGCCACGATGCTCCTCGGAGGCTGGCTCCTGTTGGCCTTCAATGCAATTCTCCTCCTGTCCTGGGGCCTGGCCCCTAAAGGGCTCTGTCCAAGGAGGGGCAGTGGCCCAATGCCCGGGGTGCAGGCAGCAGCAG CCACCGCCACCATCGTGGGCCTGCTGGTTTTCCCCATCAGCTTGGCTTCCCCATTCGCCAAGGAAGTCTGCTTAGCCTCCTCCGTGTACCACAGTGGTCAGtgccagctgggctggggctaTGTGACCGCCATCCTCAACGCAGTCCTGGCCAGCCTCCTGCCCATGATCAGGTGGCCCCACACAACTGAGGTCCAGAGGAGGACCATCCTCTTCTCCCGAGACGCTGACAGCATCATCTCGCACcagaaatga